CAGTTATTAACGTAGTCTGCTCTCTTGTTCTTATACTGCAGGTAATACGCATGCTCGAATTCGTCCAAGATTAATAAGATAGGCAATTCTGCTATGTGGTTCTGGAAGTGGTTTTCGAAAGTCATTATCTGCAGGTTATCGTTCTCAACTTCATAATAGAGAACTGTCCATCCTGTACCTGGTAATGAGTTCGCTGCTTCAGTGAATAACGCCTTAAATTTCTCAAAGCTACCGTATTGTTTTTCTATTAAATCTCCAATTGCTCCTCCTGGTTTCCCTCCACCTTTTCCTGCTGGAGCCATATTCTGCCAGTATAATGAGTGTAGCTTGTGCCCGTTTATGTTAAATACTAACCCTCTTAATAGACCTTGTATATCATATTGACCTGCTGATATTTCTCCTTTTAGAACTTTGTTTACTCTGTCTACAAAGGAGTTTGCCCCATTAACGTATCCTTTATGGTGTCCGTTATAATGCACATCTATTATATCCTTACTTATGTAGGGTTCTAATGCATCTACATTATATGGTAGAGGTGGTAGTTCATACTTTTTTAAATAAGTTAACGAACTCATAACTATACTTACTTAGTAGTTATTTTTATTTCTTTCTGACTTGAATCTAGAAGCGTATTATATAATTGACTTCACGAAATGCATATATCTGCTTTGAATAATATTTTACATCAATTTTTAGCTTTAAATATTACCTAGATTCAATAATGAGTTTATTAATCCTTTCTAAATAATGATTATATAGAAATGTCAGTTAGAGATCCATTTATAAAATTAAATGCAAAATATTGCAATATATATGAAAAAATTATATTAGTAGTATTAAATTCCGTTCTAATATATATATTGTCTTCAAATTTATCTTTTATTCATAATTATAGCCTTGAAATAATAGCTGTTGTTGCAGTAATCTCGTTCTTTTTGCCCGAGATTATATCTCCTGCATTAACAATCTTGTTTACGATATATTTAGCTTATAAAGAATTAAATTTAAATCAATTATCCGGTATGGTAGAAATTTTCTCATTGATCATTCTTAATATCTTAGTGCCTATATTAATTGAGATAAAATATGGATCAATGCAAGGTTTTATATCTTCAGAGGCAGCAATAAGCTTCCCTATAAGCTTCCCACTATTATTAACTGGAATAGCAGAAAAACGAAATATAATAATTAACGTTTTGGCAGCTTTGCCACTATTTTTTATGATTTTTTACCATCTTGGTAATACATTAAATATTACATTTATCATGTATTTATCGATAGGAATAATAAGTCTCATTATTTCATCCATACTATTCAGCATAAAGCAAGTATTTAGCATAACAGGAGTCATATTTGGTTTTATCGGCCTATCTGCACTAATTTACTTAACATTACTACCTCATCCCATTCCTTCAAATTTAATATATGCAACAGTAATTGCTGCTGCTGCCAATGCAATATTTAGCGGATTTTATGAATTTAAAACAAGAAAACAAAAGAGAGAGAAAATTGAAGAAGAGATCTCTTTAATTAAAAAAGAAATTGAAAGTAGTATTGTAAGCCTAGGACGAGTTAGAAGCTACGCAGAATTAGAAGACAGTCTAAGTAACGTAATTGCCGAAGATGAAAAAAGAATTCTTGATATAAGTAAAAAAATAGAAGAGTGCAAATCCTTAGATTGCGTAAATTCAGCTTATAATGAATTTGCGACAAGTAAGAAAAGTATCGAAGATAAATTATCGCAGTATATTTTTAATACTGTAATCGAATATAATAATGTAGTCAACGAATTAAAGAAAAATGGAATACTTTTGGAAGAAATCGATATTCCTAAGGAAAAAATTGTTTTATCCGAAGATAGTATAGATAAAATACAGAAATTTTTATCTACAATCAACAAGAACATATCCATAGTAATATCTGAAATAAATTCTATAATAGATTCTATAGAAAAAATATCCGGAATTAAACTAAATAGGTTTTATATAACGGAATATGCATCAGTAATAAATGCTATAGATTATTTAAGAAAGAACAATGTACTCTCATACGCAAATCAATGTCTAGGTTATGATAGAGATATATTAACTGAATTGGAATTTTATGGATTTGAAAATAAAAAAATAGAAATAGTTAAAAAACTAAATGAATACTATGGAAGAGAAGTCTTATTATCTGACATAAAAACTATAGAAAGAGAATCCAGTCAAGTTCTTATATTAATTAAGGAGTACCTTAACTACATAGAAACAGAGCTACAAAAAATTTGGGAAGTAAGTAAATTAAACGATATAAGTTACGAAATGGGGTTTATTCATGAATTAATTAATAAATTAAATGAAAACGATGCTATATTCAAAAAACTTTCTGATATTTTGACATCAATCCCAGAAATATCTAACGCAGAGAAGTTAATTAAGGAAAAAGACAATATATATGTATTATTTACAATTCTCAAGGAGAATGAAGATATAATTAAGGAAAAATTAAACGAAGAAGGTTGTATAGAATTGGAAGATTTAGGCATTAATACTAAATTAAGTACTTATGTTATACAATACTTGAAGGAAAGAAATGTAAATGTAAAATTAGATACAAACAAAATTTGTTTATCTTAGTCTCTTTATATTTATTACGACATGGTCTTCCTTTTCTTCATAATTGAAGAGGTATCTTGGAGCATTCCTTAAAAGTTGATGAAGACATAAAACTCTGTCCTTTTCAGTTAAGAGTGTTATTGTTTCTCCAGGCTTCATTGAAACTAAGTACTTTGATAGCTCAACGATAAATTCTTCACACGATTTGTTTCGAAGGTCTAGCTGTTGCATATTAGATTATCTTTATTTCGAAATTTTTAAATGTTACTAAAGTATAGCTTTCCTTTCAACTTCCATATTTTTCAAAGATTTCTGTTCTTTCTCTACTTTATCCCACAGCTGGTCGTAATTATTTAGCATGTAGATATACGCTCTGGAAATCCTCTCCATAGTATCCTTTTCCGTTAAAGGATGAATCCTCAGTCCTACTCTCCCTGTAGATCCTCCTCTAACCATAAGCCAGTGAGCAAACACTTCTATAGGATACTTTGCCTTTATCTCCTCTAGAGAAAGCTTTGAGTTATAAAGCCAATAAATTTCCCTGACAAAATTCGAGGAAATATTCCTTAACATTCTATCCTCCCATTTCTTTACGTATTCTGCACCATTTTTTATCACTAAATTTCTCAAGTAATTATACAATTCATCGGAATCCTCTGAGAGAACTAAACCAGTAACTGCCATGACAAAATCCTTTTGGGCCATGAATGAGTCAAAGTCTAGATTCACATAAAGCCAAGCAGTAGCAGCAAAGGAATCTACTATGCCGTACATCAGCTTATCAACTAATTCATCCTTATTTATCTTCCTTACTACCTTCTCTCCTTGAAGTAGTCTCTCAAATTCTTGAAAATCTACTGTACCTGCATAAACAAGTTTGCCATCTATAAAAACCGAAGGCGTAGAGATAACTCCCCTTTCTAATGCTAAAAAAGGATAAAGTTCCGTATCTATTACCTGAACTCTTCCTAGGAGACCTTTCTGGTCTAAATATTCTAAAAGTAGATTGCATTCAGTACAGTTTCTGTGTGTAAATATTTCCACTTTCATGGTTATAGCTTAATCTTTTTGGGATTAAAACAATTAATCTTAGTTTTCCACATTATGCTATCGTATCTTTTGTCTAAAAGCCAAACATTGGCTTTATCATTAACGCTTCTAATTGCTCTGCCTATAGCTTGTTTCACTGCTATTACTGCAGTGGTATTTATAAGTAAATCCTTAACATCATGCTTAGTAATTTTCGAAATCTCTTCAGCCTGCAATTTAAGGTAATCGTCAACTGCAGGATAAGGAATTCCTACTAAGACAACATCTGAAATTAAACTTCTGCCATCCTTGGTAAGTTCGATTCCTTCAGAAAGCTTTCCCCTTGCAACTGCAGCGATAACAGCTTTCTCCTTTAATCTGTACACATCTTCAAGATTAGTCTTTTCATTCTCCACGAGCTTAGGTAAATTAACTAAGCTCATTACTTCATTCATCATCATATAGCTGGAGAATACTGCAAGCACGTAACCTTGAGATTGATAAAATATCTTCAGTATATATGAAGCATATTTCTTCCACATTTCTTTAGTTCTCAAACTATAAGCAGAAGTTACATCTAAAGCTAAAATGCACTCTATACTCCCGCTTAGCTTTTTCTTCATTTCTTTTTCTGCGTCTATATAATCTATCTGCTTAGTTATTCCTAAAACTTCACGTAAGAACTCCTTAGACTGCAAAGTTCCAGACATTAAGATCACTGATAAGCTGGAGTCATTAAGTATTGAGACGTATTTTTCCGGAGTAATAGGCTTTTTAACAAGACTCCCTTTATAAGAGAATACTTTGCCGTCGCTTTCATAAAATTTTATTATACTATTTAAATAAATCTGTCTTATTCTCTTTTCTTTAATCATTTTCTCTCTCAAAGCTTCATACTCTTCTTTTATTACTTCCATCTCATCATCGGTGAGTTTAGGAAAATGTTGAATTAGTATATATCTTTCCTCTTGGAGAGTTTTTCTCTTAACTTCATCTTTTATTTTTCTTAAGATATCTATTGTTGCGGAATTAGAAGTCTGAGAAATTGCTCTATCAATTATCATAGAATTTAATTTTCTCTCTTCGAGTTCATTTAGTCTATCTAAGTTGTGGGCCTCATCTATGACTATTACATATTGCGAAAGATCTAATCCTAATGCTTCCCTTAATCTAGGTATGAAAAAGTAAGGATAAGTTAGAACTACTACTTCAGAGGAAGATAAGGAATCCAACAAAGAATAATAAGGACAGAAACCTTCTTCCTCTCCTTCTTTCTTTAGTTTAGAAAGAAATGAAAACGGATAATCGTCTACCCTTACTGGAATACTGGAAAATATGTCACAGCCAGAACACTTTATATCTTCAGGATTAGCGTCTGCAGTAGAGAAAGGACATGCAAGAGTTTTACTCACCATAAAGGAAAAGTTTTTTCCTAATCTCTTGCTTTCCCTATATACTGGATAGTACTCATTGTGAGTCCTTACTACGTAAAGAATCTTACCTTTTAATTCTGTACCAACTACTAAAGAAAATAATGTTTTACCACTACCTGTAGGAGAATTTAAAGCAACTAAAAATTCTTTCTTTAATGAACCTAAAACTCTCTCTTTTAATTTTACCTGCCAGTCCCTTAAATCCACTCTTCGTTCTTAACTATAATTTCATCAAGCATTATATAAGTTACGTAGTCTTTATTAGCAATTGATAAAACATCCTTAGCTTTTCCTCTTATTTTAATTGTTTGCATAAAATTGAAAACTTTCTCGATCTTTAAATTCTCAAAGGAATTTAATACGTCTTCTGATGGCGGTACATTTAAAATAACTGTAGCTTCTATTTCAGTACTTGGAGAACTCTGAGCAATCTCAATAATCCTATAATCAATTTTTGATCTGCTAACTTCTTTAATTTCTGACATATGTTTTCACCTCTATATGTATATACTGTTTTAACATTATAAAATCTTATCTCTTCATCCATGATGTAACACCGTAAGGATTATAAGTAACTTATTAAGTAACTTATATATGGCAACTCAGATTCTTGAAGCTAAGAGCGGCAATGTTACAGAAGAAATGAAAATTATAGCTAAAATTGAGGGAGAAACTCCAGAAAAAATAAGGGATAGGGTAGCTAATGGAAGAGTAGTAATATTTAGAAACGTCGTAAGAAATAACTTGGAAAGATATACCGCAATAGGCGAAGGACTATTTACTAAGGTGAACGTTAACCTAGGAGCTTCAACAGATCATTACAATGAAGATGAAGAAATTGAAAAAGTTGAGATATCAAATAAATTCGGTGCAGATACAATAATGGATTTAACAGACGGAGGAGACATAGACGGAATGAGGAAAAAAGTTTTAGCAAGAGCGAAAATGCCAGTAGGCACAGTACCTATTTATCAGGTTTACTATGAAATGGTAACTAAAAGGAAGTACGTTATTGATTTTACAGAAGATGATTTCTTTAACGTCATTGAAAAACATTTTAAGGATGGTGTAGATTTCGTAACAGTACATACGGGAGTAACATTAGACCTAGCTAAAAAAGCTGCAGAAGAGAACAGCGGGCGTAGTAAGTAGAGGAGGAACAATACTAGCTGCATGGGAAATATATAACGAGAAAGAGAATCCATTGTATTCAAATTTTGATTACCTATTAGAGTTAGCAAAAGATTACGATGCAGTATTGAGTTTGGGAGATGCATTAAGACCTGGAGGAATAGATGATGCACATGATGAATTTCACGTTGGAGAATTACTAGTTAATGCTAGGTTGGCTAAAAAGGCAGTAGAGAAAGGAGTTCAAGTAATGATTGAAGGACCTGGACATATGCCTTTAGACCAAATAGAAATGGACATAAAGCTTGAAAAACAGCTGACTGGAGGAGTTCCTTATTACGTTTTAGAAATTCTACCTACTGACGTAGCTGCTGGATACGATCATATAGCAGGTGCTATAGGCGGAGCTTTAGCTGCTGCATCAGGGGCTGATATGCTATGTTATTTAACTCCAGCAGAACATCTCTCATTACCTACTCCAGATCAAGTAAAAGATGGCCTAATTGCTTTTAAAATCGCAGCTCATACTGGAGACATTATAAAATTAGGAGAAAAAGCCAGAAAATTTGATACAGAAATGAGCAAAGCTAGAGCATCTCTATATTAGCAAAAAATGTTTTCTTTAACTTTTGATGAGGAGAGAGCAAAGAGAATATACAGACAATACAAAAAGTTTGAGGCAGGTTCTTGCACAATGTGCGGAGACCTTTGCGTTTATTTAGTTTTACCGAGAGCCTTAAATAAGAGGAAATATGCAAATCAAAAAGCCTCAGCTGAAAATAGGTGATAAAACTAAAATAAAAGTAAATATAAACAATGAAGAAAGAGAAATAGTCTTATTATATCTTGGTGGAGACAAATACATTGCTTTCGACGCGTATTGCCCCCACTTAGGCTGTGATCTAGAAAAATACGGAGTCTTAATTAGAGAAGAAATCGTGTGCCAATGCCACTTTTCACATTTCTCCATAAAAGATGGAAAACCTACTAAAGGAGCTTCAAAAAAACCTCTTAGAATTTACAAAGTTACAAGCAAAGGAGATGAATTAACAATAGAATAGGGCTACTCTTTATATAAGCACGATATAATCTCATAAGCTTTAAAATAATGCATTTGCCCAGGAGCAGTTTGCTTCTCAACAAAAGTGTAAATTAACTTAGAACCTAAAATGCCAAAAGCTATCCTTTCTAAAGGATCTACACCCATAGGCAAGACTATAATTTTATCAAATTTTAAAAACCTAGATAGTAGCTCCTTATATTCTCCTTTACCCATTACTGCTACTTTTACAAATCTTGCAGTAGGTAAGTATTTTTCAATTATTCTCTCTACTTCCTCATAACTAGGTAGTTCGTTAAAGTAATGTACTGAGACTATCTCATCTTTGAACGGAATAGAAAACCTATCCAAGAAGGAAGCCTCTATATCATAAATAAAACCTTCCTTGTTTGCTTCTTCTAAATATTTCGCCTTTTCATTATCGTCTATTTTATTCATTCCTCCTTCAGAAACGTCTCTAATTGTCAGAATGAGTTTATCTTTTAAATCTCCCAAAATCGATTTTATACTATCAATAGTAATTAGCCTTAGAGAATAATCTAGCCTTAGTTCAATCATGTCAGCCTCTTTAATCTTCCTCGCTTTAAGTAAGTCATCTTCCTTATAAATTGGAAGAGAAGCCACTATTAGTGGTCTCATTCTAGAGATATTTTTCCTCCCAATTTTATTAAATCTTGCCAAAAGAGTGGATTACTCTTATTTACGCATTCTGCATTATCAACTTCCCCTCCATTCACCAATGACAGCACTCCCGACATCATTGCTATCCTGTGGTCTGCCGGGCAAATAATTCTACCTCTTTTAATTTCCTCCCTCTTTTTCCCTTCGATTATTATACTGGAACTAACGTATCTAGCTTTAACCCCGAATTCGCTTAAAGTTGAGATTATTGTAGAAATCCTATCGCTTTCTTTAATCTTTAACCTCTCAACTCCTTGTATTTCAGAATTGCCGTTGGCAATTGCTGATAGCGTAGCTATTGAGATAGCGAGATCTGGAACATCGTTAATGTTTATTTTTATCGGTAAATATTCGTCAGTAGCTTCAACAATCCAAGAATTCAAATAGTAACTTTTAGCACCCATTTTAGAGATTATTTCAACGATATTGTGATCGCCAAAGTAATCCGGCGGATCATAAAGACCTAAAATTTCAACTTTTCCTTTTGTTAGTAAGGAGGCTAGCGCATAAAAGGAGGCTAGCGCATAATCTCCTGGAATTTCTCCTTCATAGCTTCTTAAAGGTTTAGGGTTAACGTAAATTTCGTTTCCTTCAAATTTAACGTCTGAACCTAGCCTATTAAAGAGATCAACAGTCATCTCTATATAACTCCTTGACGAGATGGGCGGGATTATCTTAATTTTCCCTCCTCCTATCATGTGATAGGCATAGATTAGTCCAGAAATGTACTGACTACTTTCCCAGCCCTCTATTTCTGTCTCATTCTCCAATTTACCTTCTATTATGAGGGGTAAAGAATTTGAAGAGAATTTTGCAGATCTTAATGCCTTAATAATAGCACTTAAAGGTCTCCTCCTTAAAGTCTCATCTCCATCTATCTTTATCCTCTTACCTAAAGCTAACGCGATGGGAATAAACATCCTTAAAGTAGTTGCAGATCCTCTCAAATAGACGTAATCTTTTCCTTCCTTTAATGCGTTCACAGAATTCCTTGCAACTAAAAGGTCATCTGAAAGCTCTTGGCTTACATGTAGAGCGACTTTAGTCAGTAATGACAAGAATATTAGTCTAATTCCTAGACTTTTTGATAAAGGAGCATTTATTTTTCCTTGTATATAAGAATTACTTATCTTGGCTTTCAAGCTTAACAGCCTTTGTTACTATTGTTTTACCGTAAAGATTAAATTCATCTAATATAGGTCCTTCATCGCCTTCTTTAGTAACAGCGAATATTGAAGGACCGTTACCAGATACTCCAGAAGCTAACGCACCTAGCTTTAATGCTTTCATTACTAGATTTAAATCATAGCCTAAAATTTCGCCTACAAGTATGCCGTTATACTTCATAGCAGTTATTGGATCTGATAAAGACATTTTAAATATTTCTTGGAAAATTAACTCAAACTCTTTCAATTTGTTTAAATTAACATTTCTTCCTCCTCTTGCAAGTATTATAATGGAAATATCTGAAGGAGGCTCAGATTTTTTGATTATCTTAAATTCCTTATTATAAGTATACGATATCCCTCCATAATACGCTGAAGTTGCATCGTCTAGCGCCCCAGTATAAGAAACTCCTGCTAATATTGAAAGAATTGCAGAATACTTAACCACATCTATGTCCAAGTTAAATTTCCTCTTAACTTCTCCGAGTAATGCAGTAGAAACTGCACTACTACTTTTTAAACCGCTCTCTTGAGGTATCTCAGAATATATTTTTACATCAAAATCTTCCAGGTCGAATTTAGTTTTAAGAAAATTTATAATACTAGATACAAGCTTACTTTCTCCATCATATTTACCTTTAATAATATCTACCTTTACCTTCAAATTCACTGCCATAGATGAGCCATACCATGAAGGTATAGCATTAACTATTGAGACCCCTCCATAGGTTTGCATAAGTCCATATACCTCTTCCAATTTTCTTCAATGACAGAAGCTTGCTTTTCATCTATTTTAACTTGGGGAATTATTCCCATCCTTAATGCATGATCTACCAAGACTAGTGCTACCATTGCTTCGGCTACAGTAAC
This genomic interval from Acidianus sp. HS-5 contains the following:
- a CDS encoding superoxide dismutase, which codes for MSSLTYLKKYELPPLPYNVDALEPYISKDIIDVHYNGHHKGYVNGANSFVDRVNKVLKGEISAGQYDIQGLLRGLVFNINGHKLHSLYWQNMAPAGKGGGKPGGAIGDLIEKQYGSFEKFKALFTEAANSLPGTGWTVLYYEVENDNLQIMTFENHFQNHIAELPILLILDEFEHAYYLQYKNKRADYVNNWWNLVNWDFADKKLQQVMKK
- a CDS encoding sulfurtransferase TusA family protein, with amino-acid sequence MQQLDLRNKSCEEFIVELSKYLVSMKPGETITLLTEKDRVLCLHQLLRNAPRYLFNYEEKEDHVVINIKRLR
- a CDS encoding thioredoxin family protein, yielding MKVEIFTHRNCTECNLLLEYLDQKGLLGRVQVIDTELYPFLALERGVISTPSVFIDGKLVYAGTVDFQEFERLLQGEKVVRKINKDELVDKLMYGIVDSFAATAWLYVNLDFDSFMAQKDFVMAVTGLVLSEDSDELYNYLRNLVIKNGAEYVKKWEDRMLRNISSNFVREIYWLYNSKLSLEEIKAKYPIEVFAHWLMVRGGSTGRVGLRIHPLTEKDTMERISRAYIYMLNNYDQLWDKVEKEQKSLKNMEVERKAIL
- a CDS encoding ATP-dependent DNA helicase — its product is MDLRDWQVKLKERVLGSLKKEFLVALNSPTGSGKTLFSLVVGTELKGKILYVVRTHNEYYPVYRESKRLGKNFSFMVSKTLACPFSTADANPEDIKCSGCDIFSSIPVRVDDYPFSFLSKLKKEGEEEGFCPYYSLLDSLSSSEVVVLTYPYFFIPRLREALGLDLSQYVIVIDEAHNLDRLNELEERKLNSMIIDRAISQTSNSATIDILRKIKDEVKRKTLQEERYILIQHFPKLTDDEMEVIKEEYEALREKMIKEKRIRQIYLNSIIKFYESDGKVFSYKGSLVKKPITPEKYVSILNDSSLSVILMSGTLQSKEFLREVLGITKQIDYIDAEKEMKKKLSGSIECILALDVTSAYSLRTKEMWKKYASYILKIFYQSQGYVLAVFSSYMMMNEVMSLVNLPKLVENEKTNLEDVYRLKEKAVIAAVARGKLSEGIELTKDGRSLISDVVLVGIPYPAVDDYLKLQAEEISKITKHDVKDLLINTTAVIAVKQAIGRAIRSVNDKANVWLLDKRYDSIMWKTKINCFNPKKIKL
- a CDS encoding Rieske (2Fe-2S) protein; this encodes MQIKKPQLKIGDKTKIKVNINNEEREIVLLYLGGDKYIAFDAYCPHLGCDLEKYGVLIREEIVCQCHFSHFSIKDGKPTKGASKKPLRIYKVTSKGDELTIE
- a CDS encoding type I 3-dehydroquinate dehydratase, translating into MRPLIVASLPIYKEDDLLKARKIKEADMIELRLDYSLRLITIDSIKSILGDLKDKLILTIRDVSEGGMNKIDDNEKAKYLEEANKEGFIYDIEASFLDRFSIPFKDEIVSVHYFNELPSYEEVERIIEKYLPTARFVKVAVMGKGEYKELLSRFLKFDKIIVLPMGVDPLERIAFGILGSKLIYTFVEKQTAPGQMHYFKAYEIISCLYKE
- a CDS encoding 3-phosphoshikimate 1-carboxyvinyltransferase; its protein translation is MKAKISNSYIQGKINAPLSKSLGIRLIFLSLLTKVALHVSQELSDDLLVARNSVNALKEGKDYVYLRGSATTLRMFIPIALALGKRIKIDGDETLRRRPLSAIIKALRSAKFSSNSLPLIIEGKLENETEIEGWESSQYISGLIYAYHMIGGGKIKIIPPISSRSYIEMTVDLFNRLGSDVKFEGNEIYVNPKPLRSYEGEIPGDYALASFYALASLLTKGKVEILGLYDPPDYFGDHNIVEIISKMGAKSYYLNSWIVEATDEYLPIKININDVPDLAISIATLSAIANGNSEIQGVERLKIKESDRISTIISTLSEFGVKARYVSSSIIIEGKKREEIKRGRIICPADHRIAMMSGVLSLVNGGEVDNAECVNKSNPLFWQDLIKLGGKISLE
- a CDS encoding shikimate kinase, which encodes MQTYGGVSIVNAIPSWYGSSMAVNLKVKVDIIKGKYDGESKLVSSIINFLKTKFDLEDFDVKIYSEIPQESGLKSSSAVSTALLGEVKRKFNLDIDVVKYSAILSILAGVSYTGALDDATSAYYGGISYTYNKEFKIIKKSEPPSDISIIILARGGRNVNLNKLKEFELIFQEIFKMSLSDPITAMKYNGILVGEILGYDLNLVMKALKLGALASGVSGNGPSIFAVTKEGDEGPILDEFNLYGKTIVTKAVKLESQDK